The DNA window GCCGATGCGGTTTACGCCGGCCAGCCGCGCTACAGCCTGCGGGTGCGCAACAACGAATTCAACCACGAGAATCTGGCGCAGGGCATCAACGAAGCGCACGCGCTGGGCAAAAAATTCTATGTAGTGGTCAACATCGCCCCGCACAACGCCAAGTTGAAAACCTTCCTGCGCGATCTGAAGCCGGTTATCGATATGGGCCCGGATGCGCTGATCATGTCCGATCCCGGCCTTATCATGATGGTGCGCGAAGCCTTCCCGCAGATGGACATCCACCTGTCGGTTCAGGCCAACGCCGTTAACTGGGCGACGGTGAAATTCTGGAAACAAATGGGCCTGACCCGCGTGATCCTGTCGCGCGAACTGTCGCTGGAGGAGATCGCCGAAATCCGCGCCGAAGTACCTGATATGGAGCTGGAGATCTTCGTCCACGGCGCGCTGTGCATGGCCTATTCCGGCCGCTGCCTGCTGTCCGGCTACATCAACAAGCGCGATCCCAACCAGGGCACCTGCACCAACGCCTGCCGCTGGCAATACAAGGCGGAAGAAGGCAAAGAGGACGACACCGGCAATATCGTGCACCTGCACGAGCCGATCCCGGTACAAACCGTTGAGCCGACGCTGGGCATCGGCGCGCCGACCGATAAGGTGTTCATGCTGTCTGAAGCGCAAAAGCCAGGCGAATATATGAGCGCCTTTGAGGACGAACACGGCACCTACATCATGAACTCCAAGGATCTGCGCGCCATCCAGCACGTGGAGCGTCTAACGCAGCTCGGCGTGCACTCGCTGAAGATTGAAGGCCGCACCAAGTCCTTCTACTACTGCGCGCGCACCGCCCAGGTCTACCGCCGCGCCATCGACGACGCCGCCGCCGGCAAGCCGTTCGATCCGACCCTGCTCACCACGCTGGAAGGCCTGGCGCACCGCGGTTACACCGAGGGCTTCCTGCGCCGCCATGTACACGAAGCGCAGCAGAACTACGAATACGGCTCCTCGCTCTCCGAGCGTCAGCAGTTCGTCGGCGAGTTCACCGGCGTGCGCCGCGAAGGGTGGGCGGAAGTCGACGTGAAGAATAAGTTCTCGCTCGGCGACAGCGTCGAGATGATGACGCCGGGCGGCAACGTGCTGTTTACGCTCGAAAGCATGCAAAATAAGAAAGGTGAGCCGATTGAAGTGGCGCCGGGCAACGGCCATATCGTTTATTTGCCGATCCCGCAGGATATCGATCTCAATTATGCTTTGCTGATCCGCAATTTGGCGGAAGAAAATAGCGCCCAGGCATAAAATGAATCGCCACCATACGGTGGCGATTTTTAGCAAATATTAGAATTAGATCACATCAATATGCTCGCAGCTTGGTTACTATCACGCTGCTTAAAACGAACAACGAAAATATTTGCATAGCAAT is part of the Serratia surfactantfaciens genome and encodes:
- the yegQ gene encoding tRNA 5-hydroxyuridine modification protein YegQ; its protein translation is MFTPELLSPAGTLKNMRYAFAYGADAVYAGQPRYSLRVRNNEFNHENLAQGINEAHALGKKFYVVVNIAPHNAKLKTFLRDLKPVIDMGPDALIMSDPGLIMMVREAFPQMDIHLSVQANAVNWATVKFWKQMGLTRVILSRELSLEEIAEIRAEVPDMELEIFVHGALCMAYSGRCLLSGYINKRDPNQGTCTNACRWQYKAEEGKEDDTGNIVHLHEPIPVQTVEPTLGIGAPTDKVFMLSEAQKPGEYMSAFEDEHGTYIMNSKDLRAIQHVERLTQLGVHSLKIEGRTKSFYYCARTAQVYRRAIDDAAAGKPFDPTLLTTLEGLAHRGYTEGFLRRHVHEAQQNYEYGSSLSERQQFVGEFTGVRREGWAEVDVKNKFSLGDSVEMMTPGGNVLFTLESMQNKKGEPIEVAPGNGHIVYLPIPQDIDLNYALLIRNLAEENSAQA